Genomic segment of Murdochiella vaginalis:
GAAAAAACGTGCGGCCTATCTTAAATTGCTCACGGAAGGGCGTGCGAGTGTGCAGGAGGTTGAAAATCGGCGTAAAAAGCCGAAAACGACGGATGCATTTCTGGTCGATGTGGAGCGTCGCTTTTCCGAAGCGTTGGAGACGCCTGTAGCGGTCATTTCCCGTCGAAAGGGCTGGAGTGTGCAGATCGCCTGCTATAATGAAGAAGACTTAAACCGACTGTTGGAGCGGTTTAGCGCGTCAGACCAACATTGAAAGGAAAGATTATGCCAAATTTTCTTATGCCGGCGCTCTTGTTTGTTGTATTCGTGTTGATGATCGGCTGCTTTTACATCGCCGGCAACACGAACAACAAACTGAATCGCATGCGCCGTCGTTATGATCTTTTACTTCGCGGACGATCGGATATAAACATGGAAGAGCTTCTTCTCAGCTTGTCCGGTGAGCTGGATGCATCCAAGGAAGAGCGCGCGAAAGCGGAACAAAAGATCTATCACATCGAACAATGGATCGCGCGTACGGATGCGGATCAGACTGCTCATGTCGATGAACGATTTGCGACCATTTCACGGCAGCTTACGGAGGAGATGCGTCAAAGCACATCCAGTGTGATGCAGACGATTAATCGCGTCGATAGCGAAGTGAAAGAGCGCATGAACGCGGTGGAAAAAGAAAGCGCGGAGTCCATTATTCGGGAAGCGAGTGCTCTTCGTGCACAGCTCAATGAGTTTTCGCAGGCGACCGTACGCCAGGTGAAGAAAAATGAAGAAGATGCGTTTGTGCGTTTCGATAGCATCGAGAAAAATGCCGCTGCATGGAAAGAGGAAATAGATTCGCGTCTCTTGAACATGGAAACGGACGCCAATGGACGTTTTCGCCAGCTCGAGGGAGGATTGGTAGAGCGTATCGCAGGATTACAGACGATTACGCAGAACCGCTTCCAAAACATGGAACAGAAAGCGCAGGAAACCTTCGCTGCCGGTCGAGCCGAGACGGAGCAATGGCTTAAGACTTTGGAGCAAAATACCAATGCGCGGGCGGAGCAGATGGAAAAGGATCTGCATCATCGAGTCGATACGCTGCAACAGGAAACGAATGAGCGCGTGTCAAACTTTGAAAAAGAAACAACACAAAAAGTGAAAAGCGAATCACTACGGCTGCGTGAGCAGTTGGCCATGGCAATTCAAAAGATCTATGTGCATCGCTATAATGCCTTTGCAGACGTGGCCGGTGAAAGCAGCTTTTCTGCGGTTTTATTGGATGAATACCGCAACGGTTTGATCTTGACGACCATCTATTCTCGCGAAAACACCATCACCTTTGCAAAAGAGGTCCGGTCGGGCGAACCGGTGCAAAAATTGTCTCC
This window contains:
- a CDS encoding DUF4446 family protein; the protein is MPNFLMPALLFVVFVLMIGCFYIAGNTNNKLNRMRRRYDLLLRGRSDINMEELLLSLSGELDASKEERAKAEQKIYHIEQWIARTDADQTAHVDERFATISRQLTEEMRQSTSSVMQTINRVDSEVKERMNAVEKESAESIIREASALRAQLNEFSQATVRQVKKNEEDAFVRFDSIEKNAAAWKEEIDSRLLNMETDANGRFRQLEGGLVERIAGLQTITQNRFQNMEQKAQETFAAGRAETEQWLKTLEQNTNARAEQMEKDLHHRVDTLQQETNERVSNFEKETTQKVKSESLRLREQLAMAIQKIYVHRYNAFADVAGESSFSAVLLDEYRNGLILTTIYSRENTITFAKEVRSGEPVQKLSPEEEHALDEAMKR